aaagaggaaAGCTCCATCATCAGCAACCCAGAGCAATCCTGTGAGAAAATCAACCAGGAAAACCTCTGCCTCAGGAATCAAATCTCAAGGGAAGGCCAAAACAACTTCAGGTGCAGAACGGCTCGCAGAGCAAAGGTATGCAAGTTTTGCCTCTAGAGAGATTATTCCAGAACGTTCTGTGGATCTGAGCTCGGAAGACACATGGGGCTATCTGAGTATAATCAAGAAAGGGAAACTGGAGAAGACTGTCACAGGCCTAGGAGGTTACATTCCTGAGATCGTGAAGGAATTCTATGCAGCCTTGCCTGGTGAGATGACCAGAGGATCAGAAGTCATAGTGACAGGACGAGGGCAGAAGTATGAATTTTATCCAGCTATGTTTGATCAATACTTCGATGTTTCACCACTTCAAGGAGAGGAGCTCGAAGTAGAGGAAACCATGGATGAAGTTAATAGTGACGAGCTCGCTGACTTCCTGACCGAGGGGACACGGGAGATGAAGAACCTCACGACAAGCTCTCTGTCTCCATGTAAAGCTGCGCTTCTAGTCCTTGCAGCATACAACTGGGTACCTTCGTCTAACAAAAATGCCGTGTCCATTGATCGTGCAAAACTTGTCTATAAGATGTTTCATGGAGTCCGTGTTGACATAGGAGTGTTGGTCTACAATCAAGTTCTTAACCTCGGAGTTATTCAAAAAGAGGGAGAAAAGAAGGACACGAGGTGGTTGATATTTCCTCGTACTATCTATGGTGTGCTTCAGATGCAGCACATGGTGCAGCGCAGACCAAAAGAGAAACTTGTGGCTGTGATTCCATATAAGAAGGACCCTTGTCTGGGAGAAGAGTATCTCAAGAATAAAAAGGAAGTACGAGAGGCTGAGAAGAAGGCTAAGAAGCAGACCAAGAAGAAAGGGAAATCTGCATCAACATCAACTGCAGCACCTACTTCTGGACCACCTCCAAGCACTCATCGATCTGAGAGGACTGATCCTTATGGGTATGTGCCACCAAGACAGTCTCCGCGGCTGCTGGAAAGTTCCAGATCATTCACCCCGGATCAGTTGCATCTCCAGGGCAACCGATAGATGCTGAAGAGGCAAAGCTGGCTTTAGATACGACCTCTGAAGCAATTCAACAACTTGCAACTGCGATGCAGACTCTGACGAGCGTTGTGGGACAGATTGCAAGCATGATGTTCCCAAGTAAGTCTTCTATATGGTTATTTATTTACTCTGATCTTTATGAATTTTAACTATGTATGCTCTCAAGCAGGGGGAAAAGAGGAGGCAAACGGTCCGCAGCAGCATGATGACCAGGGGAACTAGATTATGGGggagaaatttttaattttttctcgtTTTTTAATTATGGGGGAGTGAGAGAAAAAACAATGTTATTGGTTTTGGGtgttttggttttatgtttATCTCTAACTCTTGAACTCGCATGTTTTGAACCttcatttcaattttaatgcACGTATTATACAGGATATATATGTTCGAATGTGTGTGGTTGTTTGAGCGGATCTGTGCAGGTACTTGAGAGACATCCAAAGCTAAAAGGGGGAGATTGTAGATGCAAAGATCAGATGGACGTTCTGATACAGACGCAAGTACAACAGCGAAGGGAGCAGAGTCTGCAACAGAAAAGTGTACATGCGGATGAACAAGTCAAGATGAAGATTGCGACTTGAAGAATGAATTGTGGATCAAGGCTAAGTTTATACGAAGATATCTTGGGGAACAAGCTTGAAGAGATTCACCTTGGAGAAGGGAGATCTCACGATGGAAGTTTTCAAAAAGGCCTTGGAGAGGTTTTAGGGAACTTGCCTTATTTGAGTAGATAGGGAATATTGGGTAGATAGGCGTGGATAGCCGACTTGGTTGTATTGTATATATAGTCATACTCGACCTGTGGATTAGGGTCGAGAGAATTGTATTCTTAGCATAAGAGTGGAGTTCGCTAAGCTTGTAAGCGAGTAAATAACACTAAGGGCTGAGGGGTAGAGGTTCTAGAGATTTTGTATTCGATCTTAGGACGTGTGAGGCTAGGGGAGCAAGTCAAGAAGGGTCTTGATCTTGTTCGAGTTCTGTTTAAAGAGATACTTGTAAGTTTGCTTTAAAGGAATACTAGTAATAACAAATATATCTTTGTAAAGATATTCTCTGGTGTACTCTGTGCTTTACTCTGTGAGGTAGTTCTTGCATTTACAGGTGCCCTATCCTCAGAAAGAAATTACTTGGAGTTTGGTTCCCTCAATCAACCTCGACATACTCTTTCTTCATATGGATAGTGATCCGCCACATGTTGCAAACTTGTGATAAAATGCAGCTGTGGaatgctgcaaaaaaaaaaacacgtgtGTGATGTGTCAAGCTGCTCGGGAGAcaagcccccccccccccccccccccccccccccatcccTTTTTTAGCTGCCACTAGACAGCAAAAAGTATGGAAAGTAGTTAGGGGGTTCCTTTGAGAGCATTTTACTACAGTATAGAATGATATAGTCGACATCATATCAAGCACCCAGGAACTCTTCTCAACAAAGGGCTTTCTTATCCTCTATACTTGCAACTTTGATCCATAGTATATGGACGGAACGTAATGCACGCCGGCATGGTGAGCAACCACGGGATGAGAAGACTCTGATTAAACTTGTGGACAAGACTGTTCTCCTCAGATTATTATCAGTTCATGGGAAAGGAAAAACATATCTTGATGAAGGATTAATAACTTGGTTTGGGACAAAAGCTCAAGATTCTTCTTCagcatgaaaaataaatttatttccttgtttcttatttttgattCATCAACAAATCATCAATATATAGATgaatttaatgtaaaaaaaattattgaataaattttacattcgtTCGTAAAAAGGAAGAATCTTCAATCAATAGAGAGCCCATGGAAACTTCCAATTTCCTATTTTTGCTGGAAGGGCAAGGTGGGAAAACCCACAACCATGAGAATTCCAGTGTAGAGGAAGTGGACAGAGATGACCATGAAGGCGACTGAGAGAAAAATAGATTCACAGGAACGATCCGGTTACTACAGCTCCACGGTCATTGAAACCAAGGTATATATCATCATCTTTGTAAAAAAATTCATGGTCATGGCAATAAAATAACTGTTTTATTTGGGTTTAAGGATTATTTGAGCAATCGTAAAAACTCCCCTGTTGCACTTGGTCTGGAATTGATGTAGTCTCGCATTTGGAAATGGAAAGGAAATTTAAAGAAGACATCACCGGTCATAAGCTCCTCGGAAACATTGCATCTGAATGTATTGAAAGATATATCAGGAAAAAGAATAAAAGGAATgtgaaatttgaatatttcttGAGAGGTAATTTTAATCTAAGAGGCAGAAAAAGCACTACATCACCTTGTTGCAAGAGAGTCTGATGATCCTAATGTGCATCTAATGGATTATCAAATTAAGGTGGTTTGGTCTGCAAGCAAGACTTATACAAGATAGATGGGCCAATTAGCTTATCACCAATTGATTTTAGGTTCGAAatccatctagcttaacatggtatAAGAGTTTGTTTCAAACAATCCAACCCGATCTATTGACGATCCAGCCCAAAATCGACCCATCAATCCTTGTCCAAACATTCGGAAATTGACGCTTAAAGACACCATCATTATCTTGAGAGAGCGTATTAGAAACAAATGTCTAACATCAGAAGTTAGAAAAAATCttatgtaatatataatatagataTGTCAATCAagttatcaccaattggttttatgTTAGAAACTTATCTTAACTCAACGACACATCTAATTAGTTGTTCAATTTGTATCtgattttcttgtttcttttcaATTCTAATGTGGCAGTTGAAGGTGTGAAGGATGAGTTTAAACGAATCAGATACTACTACTGTCTTGTTCAAATAGTCTAgtcttattttatttgtatcTCACAAATCGATCGGTTTATGAATCATTGGGTTTGGTTAATCTGGGTtcgatttaaataaataaaaaaggtaaTGGGCTTTGATGCCTATAAAATCAAGTCACGTGTGAATTATATTAACCGGAGCCCTAGACCCGCCGCTAAATCAAAAtcgaagaggagaagaagacttCGACAAAAATAAACCTTTCGATTGCAAAATCTGTTACTAGACGAGTTTTGGTCGTTGCCTGCTTCGTGAATAACGGTTTTATACTTTGACCGTTAAGTATCTTCCGTTACGCATCTCCCCTCTGGTGAATAAAGATGGCGACCTCGTCACCGTCACTGAGTAACAATGGTTTCTCCGCCGCCGTCACGCCTCCCAAAACTCTCCGTGGTCTCAACAAACCCAAGTGTATCCAATGCGGCAACGTCGCTCGCTCCAGGCATACTCTCTTTCTCCTCGTCTTACATCTGTCGGTTTCGATTCGTCAAAGTTCGAaactttcttctcttttcttgtgATCTTGTTTAAAGATTTGAGCTTTATTGCAGATGCCCGTTTCAATCTTGTAAGGGCTGCTGTTCAAGAGCAGAAAACCCCTGCCCGATTCACGGTATGCTTCTTTTTAGCCCTGGAACAAAGAAAGAGACTGTTTTGTTTTAGAGCTAAGAAAAATTGAGATGTTATCATGGACTGTTGTTGGATTTCGGCTTATTATATATTCCTGTCGATGCAGTTCTCAAAGGAGTTGTTACCTCTGCTGAGAAGACGGCACCAAGTACTCCATCATCAGAGCAGAAAGCATCCGAGGGCACTCCCGGGTACATATATGCAAACCTCTGTGTATGTTCTTGTGGAACTGTAAGATGGTTCCtttgttttgattgttttttcttctattgGGAACTGCTTCAGGAGAGTTTCATCAATCCGCCAACTTTCCAGCAACTTTGCTCAGTTTAATAACCTGAATGCTGTTTCACGCCAGAGAAAGCCTTTGACCATAAAGGTACTTTCTAGTAATGAAACACTCCTACTCCTTGTTTGACTCTTGATCAGTTTTTCTTCTGTCTACATTCTCTAAGGATGCTCAAGCGTTAAACGAGTGGCGGTTTACAAAGCTAAAAGAGTACAGAAACAGAAACATTGAGGTGGAGAATGATGCTTTTGATCGGTACATGATTAATGTGAACTTACTCGAAGAAGCCTTTTCATTGGCATCTGTTCCTGAAGAAGAGGAAACAGCCGCTTCTGAGCGTAACAATGAGGAAAGAACTGTTTCGGAGCTTAAACTGAGGCTGAGATCAAACTCCGCAACAGCAGAGGGCTTCAAGATGCGGATCACAGAGACTGTCAAAGCCGGTTTGGTGAAGGTTCAGAAACCGGGTGGTAAATCAGATGACCAAGATTACATCAAAAGAAGGATCAAAAGTCGTAGGTTAGAAGAGAAAACCTCAGCTTTGAATGAAATAATCGACAAACTGAACAAAGCAAGAACCGAAGAGGATCTCAAATCTTGCGTAGAGATGCGATCAAAGCTATGTGGTAACGTTTCTTCCAGCTCAGCATCAGACAAGAACAGGATTTTCCCGCCTTCTGTCCATAAAGTTGAGATCAGCGAAGAAGCACTTCAGAAAATGGGCGAGCAGCTTCAATCTTTTGACCAAGTTGAAACTTTATGAAGTCAAGAGTATACAATAAGAACGTCCTGTCGATGATTCGATGTCTGAGTGGTTAGAGCCTTCGTTGCCATACGTATTAGAGCCTTTAATTGTATGTTGCTTCAGATTTTAAATTGCTCATTCGATTACTAATATGTTCCAAAATCATTTCGTTATGTTGAAAACTCAATTCATAAATGCATGATTTCGTAGTTTTTccattgaatatatatattagttattgcATCTGACTAGTAGGGCATCTTTAACAAATATTCTCAAGATAGCTGATCTACTGCGAGTGGGTTCCACTAACAAGAACTGAAGAGTTTGTATAGTAAGGAGACCACATATTCGTAAAATTTTATTGGGACCGTTATCAATTTCGATTTGGTTCTATAAAATTGGATAATAGCAAATCAATAACTAATTTACAATGTACATAtaaaaacgaagaagatgacaaatactaattctttttttaaatggatATCCATTATGATTCATTATATGCATGAATATATATAGATGGCAATTGAAACATGTAGTGGCCCAATAAAACTTTGTGTAGAGCGAGTTTCGCATCCAATATCCAGACTCATTTTTAGTGGGCTTCACGGTAAAGGACTTATGCCGGATTGGCTTTTTACGGGATGAGTCTGATTTGGCTTGCTGGACAATGACGATCTGCATACCTTTTCATTTTGACTGTTcaccgcaaaaaaaaaaaaaacaagagagagagagtaaagatgACGATCTTCACCAAAGAGGCGACAAACCTCACGGACCTCCGCCGATGGCCCTTCAAGCTTTGGTGATTCTTGAGGTAATCCCTTCGTCTTCGATCTACAACATATGAGCTTCAACGACAACTTATATAAACTTTGACAATGGTTTCTTCACCGAGAAAACTCATGGAGCTCCGGCACTAACAATACAACTTCAGATCGTGATTCCGATCTTTTCTTCGCCATCGATATGTGCAAGAAAAAAGCTATGGCGTACACACAAGATCAGATTTACTCTCTCCTCCAAGAACGACAAATACAATAGAAAGGTGAGATTAGTTTTCTTCCAGTTAGTTCTTCAAAGGGTTTATCTgcaatatgtttatatattttacagaaCTTTGGTATTTTATTGAAACCTAAATGGTTAGTCAATACTTACTTATGTGttatgttttgatgttttttgaTGTTTAGTGTACAATGACTTGGTCTGTGGAGGAAAAAACAAGAGAGTGAGAGTGAAAGGACCAATAATGAATATTGTTTCCTCATGTAGTTTAGGAATAAGGATTATTAATGTCGATGTTGTTTGTGTTTACATCGGTTTACATTTGTTCTGTTCTAAAGCAAGTATGGTATTGTTCTTGTTATGTTTTTCGGCAATGTTTGCGTGAATTGATAAGATATTGCGTGAACTAAAATGGCTTGTATTCATCAAAATTATAAGAACATTGTTGTTTGTTCTCATCATGTCGGTTGTGTTTTAATGTTCTGATGACATGTGATGACTGATGAGTCGGGTTGAAACATGCATTATTATGTGTTGATGCAGTCTACTTGTTCTGTTTTGTTGTTATAATTTACTTGTTTTTCTGACTAGAACTCAAGATGCAATGTTCTGTTAAGCATGGATGATCCTGGTGTTTGTATGATGTACATTTTAGCTGATATGGTCGTAATGTTTTGTGCTTTATAAAACTCAAGATGCAATGTATTGTGCTTCATAAATCCGATCATTTAGGATGCTTGGTTTTAAATAGTGATTTCAATGACTACCATGGCGCTTGGCGAGGGAGGTACGTATGGCGATTGCTTTAGCTCATTTTAGCTCGCTTTACATGCATACAATGTGTCGACCAAGGTGTCGCCTTGTTATTGACATACAAACTAAATTAGTTTGACATAATTTTGGTACCTAAACCGACAATGGTTAAGTAAAAGAGGCAATACCGTGTAATATACTCTAAATATTCTCTAATTATACTCTAACAGAATCCTAATCCATCTAAAAACCCTAagttattttactatataatagTTACACACAGCCCCAATCTTCACGCTTTCTCCTCAACTATGTTAACATcataagttttcttttttttttactggtttgtcttgttttcttttgataataatttttttaattaagaaaatatatttttgacatAGGTTCATAGTCATGTTAGTTtaagtgttttatttttatcacgTACCAACCATTCATCTTTGTTTTGCTAGTTTACGTGCTAAAAAAAAGCATGTTTATTTGATCACATATCAGCTTCATAGTGTTAATGGTTTAAGTTTATAATAATGTATCATTCTCTGTTTTTTCATGTCTATCATGTATCATATTAGTTTACGTGTGTACTAACTTACCATTCTCTGTTTTTATTTGAAGTTCCATCATGTTTGAGATTGGAGGATTATCCCAAGGAGCGCAACACAAGGTGGATAATCTCATGAAAGAGCATTTCAGATTGATGAAGGAAGTATGGAACGTGTGTCTCAAACAACATCAACAAATGCAAGAGTATCTTCTGCATGAAAGAAATTAATGGAAGTGTTTCATGTCTGAAATACCACTTGGTTGGAGGTAACACAAGTGTCAAGATGTGTCCTAATTGTCAAGAGCATGTGAAGGTTGAGCTGCAAAACTATGCAATCAAAAAAGCTGAGGAAATGGCAGCTCAGAGTTTGTGTCTTGATCCTTGATAATATCGATGGTCAGGAAGATGTGGAAGTTGAGCCTAAACAGAAAGCTAGCCCTtaacaagaggaagaagagaggtcTATTGAACATGTATGTAATTTCGGTTCACTGTTATTGGCATGATGAATAAGGTTTGCTTGACCATTAGACTGGTATGTAACTATATGTTCTATGCTCTTGGATAGATATGTCACCTCAACTCCTCCTGGCATTATGAAAGGAAGGAAAGACATGATGCGTGTGTTTGGAGTTTGTGACAAAGAGCTAAGAGAAAAGGTTTGTGCTGGAATAGCGAGATGGTTCTATGATGCATGCATTTTGTTTAATGATGTCATCTATGACTCATTCAAAGAGATGACAGATTTGATTGGGCAGTATGGAATGAGTTTAAAGATATCTATTATGCTTGAGCTAAGAGTCTCTTTTTTTCAGAAGGAAGTGGCCAACACTCCCATTATGCTTTTTCAACGCAAAAATGAGTGGGCTGCCAAAAGGTGTTCTATAAGGTCAAATGGAGGTCGTGACTCTGTGGTCCAGAAGGACATAGTTAACTTTCTAGTTAACTCTCATAAAGACTTTGTTTTCATAAATTCTAAGGAAGTCTCAAAAGTTGTGAAAAATGCAACAATGCTGTTCAAACTGCTTGATGAGATggttgaagatgttggtgaGAAGAATGTGGTTCAAGTGATAACAGACAATGCATCTAATTATGTGAAAACAACAATTGTCTATCTACGGGCCTCTTTGTGCAgcacattataaaaaaatttgatgtaattaaaaacaatttgaatTGCAGGAAAATTGCTTGAGGCCAAACAGCCAAACCTTTATTGGACTCCTTGTGCATCACATTATCTTGATCTTATACTAGAAGACATTGGTAAGTTGGAGCCAGTGAAAAATGCATTAAAGAAGTGTATCTTCATGAATAGTTACATTTATTGTCGTGTGCCATTTGTGAACATGATGAGGAGATTCACCAATCAACGCAATCTCCATTGCCCAGCTGTAACAAGGTTTGCCACTTCATTCATCACCATGTCTCAGTTTCACATTAAACAGTCAAACCTGAAGAAAATGGTCACATTTGATGATTGGAACAAGACCAAATGACCAAGGGAAGAAGGGGTAAAGAAATTGAAGCAATACATTCTTCAAGAAAGCTTCTAGAGGAACATTAGCTATGCACTCAAGCTGACTGGTCCACTAGTAAAGGTTTTTATGATGGTAGATGGAGAAAAGAAACCGGCTATGGGGTACATATATGCTACTATGGACAAAGGTAGAAAGGCTATTGCAATGAGTTTCAAGATGAAGCAAGAAAAATATGAGAATGTGTTTGAGATCATTGATAAAAGGTGGAATTATCAGCTTCATCAGCCTTTTCACGCAGTTTGATACTTCCTCAATCGAGCTATCCATTACGCCAATCCAGAAGACATTTTCTGTGAGGAAGTTGAGTATGGTTTGTACAATTATATCAACAGACTGGTCCCGGATAGTGAGGTTCAAGATAAGGTGATGTTGGAGCTTGATTTGTTTAAAAAAGCAACTGGTCTCTTTGGCCATAACATGGAAATAAGACAAAGAGAAATGAAAGCGCTAGGTAAACTACATTACAATATGATTTGCTTTATTTTgttaatgttaattttaaactaatcaCTTCCAATTTGTGTTTTTACAGCTGATTGGTGGTCTACTTATAGATCTCCAGCTCTTAATTTAAGAGACTTTGCTGTGAAAGTATTTATTTTAACTTACAATGCATCCGGATGTGAAAGAAATTGAAGTGTTTTTGAGCTTGTGTGTTTGTTATATGCATTTTATTTCGTAGCCAGTCAGATTGTTTTCTAAGTTCactaatgttttatttttccattttttatagcTTCACACAAAGAGAAGAAACCGTCTAGCTCAACATTGCCTGAATGACAAGGTGTTTGTGAAGTACAACAGAGCCTTGAAACTTCGTATGAAGAGAAGTGATATCATGAATCATATTCTTGTAGAAGAGATTGATGAAAGTAATGAATGGTTGATGGGAAAAATGAAAGAGAACTCTCACAATAATTATCTTTGACAATAAAATAGATAGATTTTGTTCGGATATGTGGATGACAGATATCAGAATGGCTACATATCAGATACAGACTGGAAAGTTAATTATTCAAACAAAACGAGTCGGAtcatgaaaaatttcaaaacttggATATTTGATATGTGTCTATGCTAGTTTGTAAATTAgtcttcaattttaataattaattattaaaacaactaaaattttataaataaataataatacagCCTAAAAcgcaaaacaaaatatttataattcatCTTAGATAATCTGATTTCATCATATGACCAAACTTTttaactttaatatatatatatataccaactAAAAAAGTGTTGCAAGATTTTccaattttatatacataatatttttattttaaataatattattgtatattaacagtgtttttaattttaacatatttatatattttatatacaaataatatacttatgaatatatatatatatatatatatatatatattaagtgaaATATAGTTATAGGgaataaaatgatacaaaatagTATTAATAGAATTATGGAGTATCTAAGTTATATAATTATAccggataaaataaaaataaaatagtattttgaagatttaataaatttttagaaaataaaaaattcaaaattccattgtttcaatttttttattagagatGCTTATA
This region of Brassica napus cultivar Da-Ae chromosome C5, Da-Ae, whole genome shotgun sequence genomic DNA includes:
- the LOC111213788 gene encoding uncharacterized protein LOC111213788 isoform X2, with protein sequence MVRKMWKLSLNRKLALNKRKKRGLLNIYVTSTPPGIMKGRKDMMRVFGVCDKELREKKEVANTPIMLFQRKNEWAAKRCSIRSNGGRDSVVQKDIVNFLVNSHKDFVFINSKEVSKVVKNATMLFKLLDEMVEDVGEKNVVQVITDNASNYVKTTIVYLRASLCSTL
- the LOC111213789 gene encoding uncharacterized protein LOC111213789, producing MATSSPSLSNNGFSAAVTPPKTLRGLNKPKCIQCGNVARSRCPFQSCKGCCSRAENPCPIHVLKGVVTSAEKTAPSTPSSEQKASEGTPGRVSSIRQLSSNFAQFNNLNAVSRQRKPLTIKDAQALNEWRFTKLKEYRNRNIEVENDAFDRYMINVNLLEEAFSLASVPEEEETAASERNNEERTVSELKLRLRSNSATAEGFKMRITETVKAGLVKVQKPGGKSDDQDYIKRRIKSRRLEEKTSALNEIIDKLNKARTEEDLKSCVEMRSKLCGNVSSSSASDKNRIFPPSVHKVEISEEALQKMGEQLQSFDQVETL
- the LOC111213788 gene encoding uncharacterized protein LOC111213788 isoform X1; protein product: MVRKMWKLSLNRKLALNKRKKRGLLNIYVTSTPPGIMKGRKDMMRVFGVCDKELREKVCAGIARWFYDACILFNDVIYDSFKEMTDLIGQYGMSLKISIMLELRVSFFQKEVANTPIMLFQRKNEWAAKRCSIRSNGGRDSVVQKDIVNFLVNSHKDFVFINSKEVSKVVKNATMLFKLLDEMVEDVGEKNVVQVITDNASNYVKTTIVYLRASLCSTL